The proteins below are encoded in one region of Hordeum vulgare subsp. vulgare chromosome 3H, MorexV3_pseudomolecules_assembly, whole genome shotgun sequence:
- the LOC123439962 gene encoding adenylate-forming reductase 06235 → MDEQGPAAKPMAMAIKFSSCRGVAFEIKPSPASPFALDTVASPSDSPPTESGGGRWVWFPQPFNRNYSTTSFLTARSRASTHFCDLDDISDGDTDDESVATDEEMALTAADVSRVQSRRSNAPTKPVRAAAGHSRLSVILLDQGLFTVYKRLFLLCVVLNAAGLATAATGHFPYAKRHAAVFAIGNILALTLCRSEAVLRAVFWLTVVLLGRTWVPVVVKTGVTAILQSLGGVHSGCGVSSLAWLVYALVQAVELRGVTPHEIVGVASAILGLVALSCLAAFPLVRHLHHNVFERTHRFAGWTALALLWAFVMLTAVYNPAIRSYDRLTVASLAKRQELWLTAAITFFTFLPWLTVRRVPVTVTAPSTRASILTFQGGVKAGLLGRISRSPLSEWHAFGIISNDEDTHAMLAGAVGDFTRGLVSDPPSHLWVRTVHFAGLPYLISMYQRVTMVATGSGICVFLSFLMQPSWAEVSLVWVAKEIDANYGDGITAMVTSNENLKGRVIVHDTMTMGRPDVSELSVVAAQRWNAEAVVVTSNPEGSRDVVRRCRKAGIPAFGPIWDS, encoded by the coding sequence ATGGACGAGCAAGGCCCCGCAGCAAAGCCTATGGCCATGGCCATCAAGTTCTCTAGCTGCCGTGGCGTCGCCTTCGAGATCAAGCCCTCGCCGGCAAGTCCCTTCGCTCTAGACACCGTCGCCAGTCCTTCCGACTCGCCGCCCACCGAATCCGGCGGCGGCCGATGGGTGTGGTTCCCTCAGCCTTTCAACCGTAATTACTCCACCACGAGCTTTCTCACGGCGCGCAGTCGTGCGAGCACCCACTTCTGCGACCTCGACGACATCAGCGATGGCGATACGGACGATGAGTCTGTCGCTACGGACGAGGAGATGGCCCTGACTGCCGCTGATGTTTCTCGTGTGCAGAGCAGGAGGTCGAACGCGCCGACTAAGCCTGTGAGGGCGGCGGCTGGGCACTCCAGGCTCAGCGTCATACTGCTCGACCAAGGCTTGTTCACCGTGTACAAGCGCCTCTTCCTGCTATGCGTCGTGCTGAACGCGGCGGGGCTCGCTACCGCGGCGACCGGCCACTTCCCTTACGCCAAGCGCCACGCCGCCGTCTTCGCCATCGGTAATATATTGGCGCTCACGCTGTGCCGCTCCGAGGCGGTGCTCCGGGCAGTCTTTTGGCTCACCGTCGTGCTCCTCGGCCGGACATGGGTGCCGGTCGTCGTAAAGACCGGCGTCACGGCTATCCTCCAGTCCCTCGGCGGTGTCCACAGCGGCTGCGGCGTGTCCTCGCTGGCGTGGCTGGTGTACGCGCTCGTGCAGGCGGTCGAGCTCCGCGGCGTGACGCCCCACGAGATCGTGGGCGTCGCGTCGGCAATACTCGGCCTGGTCGCGCTCTCGTGCCTGGCGGCATTTCCGCTCGTGCGCCACCTCCATCACAACGTCTTCGAGCGTACGCACCGATTCGCTGGCTGGACCGCTCTCGCACTGCTCTGGGCTTTCGTCATGCTCACTGCCGTCTACAATCCGGCGATCAGATCTTACGACAGGCTGACCGTCGCCTCTCTGGCTAAGCGCCAAGAGCTATGGCTGACGGCCGCCATCACCTTCTTCACCTTCCTCCCGTGGCTCACTGTGCGCCGCGTGCCGGTCACGGTCACCGCACCGTCTACCCGCGCGTCCATCCTAACCTTCCAAGGCGGCGTCAAGGCCGGCCTGCTCGGGCGCATCAGCCGCTCGCCGCTCTCCGAGTGGCACGCCTTTGGCATCATCTCAAACGACGAGGACACTCACGCCATGCTCGCTGGCGCAGTGGGAGACTTCACCCGAGGCCTCGTCTCGGACCCTCCCAGCCACCTTTGGGTGCGTACAGTCCACTTCGCCGGACTGCCCTACCTCATCAGCATGTACCAGAGAGTCACAATGGTCGCAACTGGCTCCGGCATATGCGTGTTCCTGTCATTCCTGATGCAACCGAGTTGGGCAGAGGTATCTCTGGTCTGGGTGGCCAAGGAGATCGATGCCAACTACGGCGACGGGATAACTGCCATGGTGACGAGCAATGAGAACCTTAAAGGGCGTGTGATCGTGCACGACACGATGACCATGGGGCGTCCCGATGTCTCGGAGCTGTCCGTTGTCGCGGCACAACGGTGGAAcgcggaggcggtggtggtgaCGAGCAACCCGGAGGGGAGCAGGGACGTCGTGAGGAGGTGCAGGAAGGCCGGCATCCCGGCGTTTGGTCCTATTTGGGACTCTTGa